The following proteins come from a genomic window of Corynebacterium falsenii:
- the asnB gene encoding asparagine synthase (glutamine-hydrolyzing), which produces MCGLLGFIAADGAAERYVSAVEDALPCMHHRGPDDSGTWHDDDVVFGFNRLSIIDIAHSHQPLQWGPEGQENRYALTFNGEIYNYVELRQELQDAGYTFNTEGDGETIVVGYHHWGADVVNHLRGMFGFAVWDSQDKQLFIARDQFGIKPMYIATTEAGTVFASEKKCILSMADAIGLDTSLDIRAIEHYTDLQYVPEPESLHKSIRRLESGSYGFVRPGSQIEESRWFEPRFPVKKVPAGGEEAVFQRIAEALEDSVAKHMRADVTVGSFLSGGIDSTAIAALAKRHNPNLLTFTTGFEREGYSEVDVAAESAAAIGAEHIVKVVSPEEYAAAIPQIIWYLDDPVADPSLVPLHFVAAEARKHVKVVLSGEGADELFGGYTIYKEPLSLAPFEKIPSPLRKVLATVGNAMPDGVRGKSLLQRGTTPMEDRYYGNARSFNYQQLERVLRTVRPEWDHREVTAPIYAKSKDMDPVARMQHLDLFTWMRGDILVKADKINMANSLELRVPFLDKVVFDVAETLPHDLKISHGTTKYALRKAMERIVPPHVLHRKKLGFPVPMRHWLAGPELYDWAKQNIEDSDTDGIYNKAEVLKMLEEHRVAMNTGSGPDHSRRLWTIIAFMIWHGIFVEERIDPKIDQREYPVEL; this is translated from the coding sequence ATGTGTGGATTGCTTGGATTCATCGCGGCAGATGGTGCCGCGGAGCGTTATGTCAGCGCAGTGGAGGATGCTCTTCCCTGCATGCATCACCGAGGGCCGGACGATAGCGGTACTTGGCACGATGACGATGTTGTCTTCGGCTTCAACCGCCTGTCGATCATTGACATCGCCCACTCACACCAGCCGCTGCAGTGGGGACCCGAGGGGCAGGAGAACCGCTATGCTCTGACGTTCAACGGCGAGATCTACAACTACGTGGAGCTTCGCCAGGAGCTTCAGGATGCAGGTTATACTTTTAATACTGAAGGCGACGGCGAAACCATCGTGGTGGGCTACCACCACTGGGGCGCGGACGTGGTCAACCACCTGCGCGGAATGTTCGGCTTTGCAGTGTGGGATTCTCAGGACAAGCAGCTGTTCATCGCTCGCGATCAGTTCGGCATTAAGCCGATGTACATCGCCACGACCGAGGCTGGCACCGTGTTCGCTTCGGAGAAGAAGTGCATCCTGTCCATGGCCGATGCTATTGGCCTGGACACCTCGCTGGATATTCGCGCCATCGAGCACTACACCGACTTGCAGTACGTGCCGGAACCGGAGAGCTTGCACAAGTCCATCCGCCGCCTCGAGTCCGGTAGCTACGGCTTCGTGCGCCCCGGATCCCAGATCGAAGAGTCGCGGTGGTTTGAGCCCCGCTTCCCCGTCAAGAAGGTTCCCGCTGGCGGCGAAGAGGCCGTGTTCCAGCGCATCGCCGAAGCCCTGGAGGACTCGGTTGCCAAGCACATGCGCGCTGATGTGACCGTGGGTTCGTTCCTTTCCGGCGGCATCGACTCCACTGCTATCGCCGCCTTGGCCAAGCGCCACAACCCCAACCTGCTCACCTTCACCACGGGCTTCGAGCGCGAGGGCTACTCCGAGGTGGATGTGGCCGCCGAATCGGCCGCAGCCATCGGCGCGGAACACATCGTCAAGGTCGTGAGCCCTGAGGAATACGCTGCCGCAATCCCGCAGATCATCTGGTATCTCGACGACCCAGTCGCAGATCCCTCCCTGGTTCCCCTGCACTTCGTGGCCGCAGAGGCCCGCAAGCACGTCAAGGTTGTGCTCTCCGGCGAGGGCGCAGATGAACTGTTCGGCGGCTACACCATCTACAAGGAGCCACTGAGCCTAGCGCCGTTCGAGAAGATCCCCTCTCCCCTGCGCAAGGTCCTCGCCACCGTGGGCAACGCCATGCCCGATGGCGTGCGCGGCAAGTCCCTGCTGCAGCGCGGCACCACGCCGATGGAGGATCGCTACTACGGTAACGCGCGATCCTTCAACTACCAGCAGTTGGAACGGGTGCTGCGCACCGTGCGTCCAGAGTGGGATCACCGCGAGGTGACCGCCCCCATCTACGCCAAGTCCAAGGACATGGATCCGGTGGCCCGGATGCAGCACCTTGACCTGTTCACATGGATGCGCGGTGACATTCTCGTCAAGGCCGACAAGATCAATATGGCCAACTCCCTGGAGCTACGCGTTCCGTTCTTGGACAAGGTGGTCTTCGACGTGGCCGAGACTCTCCCCCACGATCTGAAAATTTCCCACGGCACCACGAAGTACGCCCTGCGCAAGGCGATGGAGCGCATCGTTCCCCCACATGTGCTGCACCGCAAGAAGCTGGGCTTCCCTGTGCCGATGCGCCACTGGCTCGCTGGGCCGGAGCTCTACGATTGGGCGAAGCAGAACATCGAGGATTCGGATACCGACGGCATCTACAACAAGGCCGAGGTGCTGAAGATGCTCGAAGAGCACCGCGTGGCCATGAACACCGGGTCCGGCCCGGATCACTCCCGCCGGTTGTGGACGATCATCGCGTTCATGATTTGGCACGGCATTTTCGTCGAGGAGCGCATCGACCCGAAGATCGATCAGCGCGAATACCCCGTTGAGCTGTAG
- the trpD gene encoding anthranilate phosphoribosyltransferase: MSPTAQSLRSSQLPESYFTWPGVLGRLGRGEELSESQVQWAMQEIMDARATDAQIAAFAFGLRVRGITAAELAAAASTMRSFATNVVLDNNNCVDIVGTGGDGHHTVNISTMASFVVAATGIPVVKHGNRAASSRCGGADMLEALGLDIERSPEDVVKDLEASKFAFMYAKTYHPAMRFAGPVRSELGVPTLFNLLGPMTNPASPKYGLIGCAFKEFMPIMGGAFAHQGSRVLVVRGMDGMDEISVCTPTEVVTVNSEGVTGEEIINPRSVGLDFHPEGSLAGGDAAYNADVARKLMANEIDGAIKDAVLINAAGALTAYHGWEEQGFHESLRRNVQVAREALESGAAGAQLSAILGE; encoded by the coding sequence ATGTCCCCTACTGCCCAATCCCTGCGCTCATCTCAACTACCGGAGTCCTATTTCACCTGGCCGGGAGTTCTCGGCCGTCTTGGCCGCGGTGAAGAGCTCAGCGAGAGCCAGGTCCAGTGGGCCATGCAGGAGATCATGGACGCCCGCGCTACGGATGCACAAATCGCGGCCTTCGCATTCGGCCTGCGAGTACGTGGAATCACGGCAGCCGAGCTCGCCGCCGCTGCCTCGACCATGCGAAGCTTTGCCACGAACGTAGTCCTGGACAATAACAATTGTGTAGACATCGTTGGTACAGGGGGCGATGGCCACCATACGGTCAATATCTCGACGATGGCTTCTTTCGTCGTCGCCGCTACGGGAATTCCGGTAGTCAAGCACGGCAATCGAGCAGCATCATCCAGGTGCGGCGGTGCCGACATGCTCGAAGCGCTCGGGCTCGACATCGAGCGGTCGCCTGAGGACGTCGTGAAGGATCTAGAGGCATCCAAGTTTGCGTTCATGTACGCCAAGACCTATCACCCGGCAATGCGCTTCGCTGGGCCTGTCCGCTCCGAACTCGGGGTGCCCACGCTCTTTAACCTCCTCGGCCCCATGACTAACCCCGCATCTCCGAAATACGGACTCATTGGATGTGCATTCAAGGAGTTCATGCCGATCATGGGTGGCGCCTTCGCTCACCAGGGAAGTCGGGTGCTCGTTGTTCGTGGCATGGACGGCATGGATGAGATTTCGGTATGCACTCCCACGGAGGTTGTCACCGTCAATTCCGAAGGCGTGACTGGCGAAGAGATCATCAACCCACGCAGCGTCGGCCTCGACTTCCACCCTGAGGGATCGCTGGCAGGTGGCGATGCGGCTTACAACGCAGATGTTGCCCGCAAGCTCATGGCGAATGAGATCGACGGGGCCATCAAGGATGCTGTGCTGATTAACGCCGCCGGAGCGCTCACCGCATACCATGGATGGGAGGAACAAGGCTTCCATGAAAGCTTGCGGCGCAATGTGCAAGTCGCTCGGGAAGCTCTGGAATCTGGTGCAGCCGGCGCACAGCTGAGCGCCATTCTGGGTGAGTGA
- the ctaE gene encoding aa3-type cytochrome oxidase subunit III, whose translation MTSAVENPGMAAPQRVATLNRPNMVSVGTIVFLSQELMFFAGLFAMYFVSKANSGGNWPSEPTELNVPYAAVVTVILVSSSFTAQMGVFAAERGDVFGLRKWYAISALLGFIFLLGQGNEYRNLVSEGTTIASSVYGSVFYITTGFHGAHVLAGVIAFLVVLLRTVKSKFTPAQATAAVVVSYYWHFVDVVWIGLFITIYFIQ comes from the coding sequence GTGACGAGCGCAGTTGAAAACCCAGGTATGGCAGCACCACAACGTGTTGCGACACTGAACCGACCCAACATGGTCAGTGTCGGCACGATTGTGTTCCTGTCTCAGGAATTGATGTTCTTTGCTGGTCTGTTCGCGATGTACTTCGTGTCCAAGGCCAACTCCGGAGGAAATTGGCCTTCGGAGCCCACTGAGCTGAATGTGCCCTACGCGGCAGTGGTCACCGTTATTCTGGTGAGCTCTTCATTCACGGCTCAGATGGGCGTGTTTGCGGCGGAAAGGGGTGATGTCTTCGGTCTCCGCAAGTGGTACGCCATCTCAGCATTGCTGGGCTTCATCTTCCTGCTCGGTCAGGGAAATGAGTACCGCAACCTTGTTTCAGAGGGCACCACGATCGCTTCCTCCGTTTACGGATCGGTCTTCTACATCACAACCGGATTCCACGGCGCCCACGTCCTTGCTGGCGTGATCGCCTTCCTGGTTGTCCTGCTGAGGACTGTGAAGTCGAAGTTCACGCCCGCCCAGGCAACCGCAGCCGTCGTGGTGTCTTACTACTGGCACTTCGTCGACGTGGTCTGGATTGGCCTCTTCATCACGATTTACTTCATCCAGTAG
- the qcrC gene encoding cytochrome bc1 complex diheme cytochrome c subunit yields MDTNSTKADASQVTSGEKVSVAKARRRRKLRKTLAGALALVFALTGAGFIANALTPDPQNAVAEQDTSALITEGKQIYDVACITCHGSNLQGVKDRGPSLIGVGEGAVYFQVHSGRMPLVRNESQAHRKPPRYNEQQTLALAAYVNANGGGPGLVRDSNGQLAMESLRGANYKDGKINPADVARGSDLFRLNCASCHNFTGRGGALSSGKYAPVLDPANEQEIYQAMLTGPENMPRFSDRQLTADEKKDIIAFIKSSKETPSQGGWSLGGIGPVTEGMMMWFVGIVIMIAFAMWIGSRS; encoded by the coding sequence ATGGATACCAACTCCACTAAAGCAGACGCTAGCCAGGTGACTAGCGGCGAAAAGGTCAGTGTCGCCAAGGCACGCCGTCGCCGCAAGTTGCGCAAGACGCTGGCCGGCGCACTGGCGCTAGTCTTCGCCCTGACCGGCGCGGGCTTCATCGCCAACGCGCTTACCCCGGATCCGCAGAATGCAGTAGCCGAGCAGGATACTTCGGCACTCATCACCGAGGGTAAGCAGATCTACGACGTTGCTTGCATCACCTGCCACGGCTCCAACCTGCAGGGTGTCAAGGACCGCGGTCCTTCTCTGATCGGTGTCGGTGAGGGCGCCGTGTACTTCCAGGTTCACTCCGGTCGTATGCCCCTGGTGCGAAACGAGTCTCAGGCTCACCGTAAGCCCCCGCGCTACAACGAGCAGCAGACCCTGGCTCTCGCCGCTTACGTCAACGCCAACGGTGGTGGCCCCGGTCTGGTTCGCGACAGCAACGGCCAGTTGGCAATGGAATCGCTTCGCGGTGCCAACTACAAGGACGGAAAGATCAACCCTGCGGACGTTGCCCGTGGTTCTGATCTCTTCCGACTGAACTGCGCATCCTGCCACAACTTCACTGGTCGTGGCGGCGCGCTGTCGAGTGGTAAGTACGCACCGGTACTGGATCCTGCTAACGAGCAGGAGATCTACCAGGCCATGCTGACCGGTCCTGAGAACATGCCTCGCTTCTCTGACCGCCAGCTGACGGCTGATGAAAAGAAGGACATTATTGCTTTCATCAAGTCCTCCAAGGAGACCCCGTCCCAGGGTGGTTGGTCCCTCGGCGGCATCGGTCCGGTGACTGAGGGCATGATGATGTGGTTCGTAGGAATCGTGATCATGATCGCCTTCGCTATGTGGATTGGATCCCGTTCATGA
- the ctaC gene encoding aa3-type cytochrome oxidase subunit II: MKQRNNHGLTRRIGLAGLLGLSGLVLTGCNVAPPDNGFFHALRMGWPTGITPESKEMGNLWVWVWVTAWIVGIVMWGLLFLNMGRNSAKRQAKKGNTEEFPRQTGYNVPLELVLTTLPVLIIMGLFFFNVQAQDSATALDKDPKVRVDATGFQWNWKFGYGMISSDVLGQNYDGTDQAAQKQAEDSKYPKEGVDSHGHEIVGPVHGRSEDDYSYLNFDKIETVGTTEEIPVLVLPTNTAIEFNLASADVVHSFWIPEFLFKRDVFPHPDQNKSERRFQIEQINQEGAFVGRCAEMCGTYHSMMNFELRAVSPEKFKEYIQFREANPQAPNSDALKKIGEAPYAVTTHPFKTDRTGTRSFNDNYKDPNAA; encoded by the coding sequence GTGAAACAGCGAAATAATCACGGTTTGACTCGCCGTATTGGCCTCGCAGGTCTTCTGGGCCTCAGTGGTCTCGTGCTGACCGGTTGTAACGTTGCCCCGCCGGATAACGGCTTCTTCCACGCCCTGCGTATGGGCTGGCCGACGGGCATCACCCCGGAAAGTAAAGAAATGGGCAACCTGTGGGTGTGGGTCTGGGTGACCGCCTGGATCGTCGGCATCGTCATGTGGGGCCTGCTGTTCCTGAACATGGGCCGCAACAGCGCAAAGCGCCAGGCAAAGAAGGGCAACACTGAGGAATTCCCGCGTCAGACCGGCTACAACGTGCCGCTGGAGCTGGTTCTCACCACGCTGCCCGTGCTGATCATCATGGGTCTGTTCTTCTTCAACGTGCAGGCTCAGGACAGCGCTACTGCTCTGGACAAGGATCCCAAGGTTCGCGTTGATGCGACCGGCTTCCAGTGGAACTGGAAGTTCGGCTACGGCATGATCAGCAGCGACGTCCTCGGCCAGAACTACGACGGAACTGACCAGGCAGCTCAGAAGCAGGCCGAAGATTCCAAGTACCCCAAGGAGGGCGTGGACTCCCACGGCCACGAGATCGTTGGTCCCGTCCACGGTCGCTCGGAAGATGACTACTCTTACCTGAACTTCGACAAGATCGAGACCGTTGGCACCACCGAGGAGATCCCGGTTCTGGTTCTGCCGACCAACACCGCGATCGAGTTCAACCTCGCATCTGCGGACGTTGTTCACTCCTTCTGGATCCCCGAGTTCCTGTTCAAGCGCGACGTGTTCCCGCACCCCGACCAGAACAAGTCCGAGCGTCGCTTCCAGATCGAGCAGATCAACCAGGAAGGCGCATTCGTGGGCCGCTGTGCTGAGATGTGCGGTACCTACCACTCCATGATGAACTTCGAGCTGCGTGCTGTGAGCCCGGAGAAGTTCAAGGAGTACATCCAGTTCCGCGAGGCTAACCCCCAGGCTCCGAACTCTGATGCTCTCAAGAAGATCGGCGAGGCCCCCTACGCGGTGACCACGCACCCGTTCAAGACGGACCGCACCGGTACCCGCTCCTTCAACGACAACTACAAGGATCCAAACGCCGCCTAG
- a CDS encoding pyruvate dehydrogenase, producing the protein MAKTFADQLVQTLEKQGVKRIFGLVGDSLNPIVDAVRRSNIEWIHVRNEEAAAFAAGAESLVTDSLAVCAGSCGPGNTHLLQGLYDSHRNGAKVLALASHIPSIQIGSQFFQETHPEKIFQECSSYCEMVNSPSQGARLIHNAIQSTVGGNGVSVLVIPGDISSQEAADERFIDGGYVSGRPVMFPDARQAAELANAINEAKTVTLFCGVGAKDAREQVLKLAEKIKSPVGHAFGGKMFIQYDNPFDVGMSGLLGYGACRDAMYDADLLILLGTDFPYNDFLPDNNVAQVDIEPMHIGRRTTVHHPVVGDVAAVIESILPHVEEKTDRSFLDKQLRNHERAMKGVVDVYSENVEKMKPIHPEYVADIIDGLADDDAIFTVDTGMCNVWGARYITPNGKRQEIGSFRHGTMANALPHAIGAQAAAPDRQVISFCGDGGLGMLMGELLTVKLHNLPIKAVVFNNSSLGMVKLEMLVEGLQEFQTDHDEVNYAKIAEAVGITAIRIENPEDVEDGIRRALATPGPVLVDVVTDPNALSLPPNITWEMMMGFSKAATKTVFSGGVGRMLNLAKSNLRNLGAAGTIETNKI; encoded by the coding sequence ATGGCTAAAACTTTTGCAGATCAACTAGTACAGACATTGGAAAAGCAGGGCGTCAAGCGCATCTTCGGACTCGTGGGTGACAGCTTGAACCCCATCGTGGACGCAGTGCGTCGATCGAACATCGAGTGGATCCACGTGCGCAACGAGGAAGCCGCGGCCTTCGCCGCCGGCGCCGAGTCCCTCGTCACCGACTCCCTCGCCGTGTGCGCAGGCTCCTGTGGGCCGGGTAACACCCACCTCCTCCAGGGCCTCTACGATTCCCACCGCAACGGCGCGAAGGTTCTCGCGCTGGCGTCGCACATCCCCAGCATCCAGATTGGCTCGCAGTTCTTCCAGGAAACCCACCCAGAAAAGATCTTCCAGGAGTGCTCGTCCTACTGCGAGATGGTCAACTCCCCGTCCCAGGGTGCACGTCTGATTCACAACGCCATCCAGTCGACCGTGGGCGGCAACGGCGTATCCGTTCTCGTGATCCCCGGTGACATCTCCTCCCAGGAAGCCGCCGACGAGCGCTTCATCGATGGCGGATACGTCTCCGGCCGTCCCGTCATGTTCCCGGATGCCCGTCAGGCAGCCGAGCTCGCCAACGCCATCAACGAGGCCAAGACCGTCACCTTGTTCTGTGGCGTGGGCGCAAAGGATGCCCGCGAACAAGTCCTCAAGCTTGCCGAGAAGATTAAGTCTCCGGTCGGGCACGCCTTCGGCGGCAAGATGTTCATTCAGTACGACAATCCTTTCGATGTCGGAATGTCTGGACTCCTCGGCTACGGCGCGTGCCGCGATGCGATGTACGACGCCGACCTGCTGATCCTGCTGGGAACCGACTTCCCGTACAACGACTTCCTGCCGGACAACAACGTTGCCCAGGTGGACATCGAACCCATGCACATCGGCCGACGCACCACCGTGCACCACCCAGTTGTCGGCGACGTGGCAGCGGTCATCGAGTCGATCCTCCCGCACGTCGAGGAGAAGACCGATCGGTCGTTCCTTGACAAGCAGCTACGCAACCACGAGCGCGCCATGAAGGGTGTCGTGGACGTCTACTCCGAGAACGTCGAGAAGATGAAGCCCATCCACCCCGAGTATGTCGCGGACATCATCGATGGTTTGGCCGACGACGACGCCATCTTCACCGTGGACACGGGCATGTGCAACGTCTGGGGAGCGCGCTACATCACGCCGAACGGCAAGCGCCAGGAAATCGGTTCCTTCCGCCACGGCACCATGGCCAACGCCCTGCCGCACGCCATCGGCGCGCAGGCGGCTGCTCCCGACCGCCAAGTGATCAGCTTCTGCGGCGATGGCGGACTGGGCATGCTCATGGGAGAGCTGCTCACGGTCAAGCTCCACAACCTGCCGATCAAGGCTGTGGTCTTTAATAACTCCTCGTTGGGCATGGTCAAGCTCGAGATGCTCGTCGAAGGCCTCCAGGAGTTCCAAACCGATCACGACGAGGTGAACTACGCCAAGATCGCGGAGGCCGTGGGAATCACCGCGATCCGTATCGAAAACCCGGAGGATGTCGAGGACGGCATCCGCAGGGCTCTGGCTACGCCTGGTCCGGTGCTCGTCGACGTTGTGACCGACCCGAATGCCCTGAGCCTTCCCCCGAATATCACCTGGGAAATGATGATGGGCTTCTCCAAGGCCGCCACCAAGACGGTGTTCTCCGGTGGCGTGGGTCGCATGCTCAACCTGGCGAAGTCCAACCTTCGCAATTTGGGCGCAGCCGGCACCATCGAAACGAACAAGATCTAG
- the qcrB gene encoding cytochrome bc1 complex cytochrome b subunit — translation MSNKTQSRMAHAANNIDERYTASGLIRPQINKVFPTHWSFMLGEIALYSFVILILSGVYLTLFFDPSMSKVIYDGAYAPLNGVEMSAAYKTALNLSFEVRGGLFIRQVHHWAALLFAVSIMVHMFRIFFTGAFRKPREANWVIGSVLLLLSVAEGFMGYSLPDDLLSGVGLRIMSAIIIGLPIIGTWLHWIMFAGDFPGDIIIPRLYIAHVLIIPGILLALIAAHLALVWYQKHTQFPGPGRTENNVVGVRILPIFGVKAASFGLITFGVIAFMAGAFQINAIWNLGPYNPSQVSAGSQPDIYMLWTDGAARVMPAWELYFGNHTIPAVFWVALLLGLLVVLLFTYPWIEQKLTGDQAHHNLLQRPRDVPVRTAVGVMAIVFYVLLTISGGNDLIAYHFTISLNAMTWFGRIGLVLGPPIAYFITYHLCVALQRNDREVLEHGIETGTIRQLPSGEFIEVHQPLGPVDEHGHPIPLEYQGAEVPKTMNALGAAGQPGRGSFFRPDPEDIAEKVERIEHRNHVEQKEMYERLTEFNRKKDQEELDK, via the coding sequence ATGAGTAATAAGACACAGAGCCGCATGGCACATGCGGCCAACAACATCGACGAGCGGTACACCGCTTCTGGTCTGATCCGACCGCAGATCAACAAGGTATTCCCGACCCACTGGTCCTTCATGCTCGGTGAGATCGCGCTGTATTCCTTCGTGATCCTCATTCTGTCCGGTGTGTATCTCACCCTCTTCTTCGACCCCTCCATGTCGAAGGTGATCTACGACGGCGCTTACGCCCCGCTGAACGGCGTGGAGATGTCCGCCGCATACAAGACGGCACTGAACCTCTCCTTTGAGGTTCGTGGCGGCCTGTTCATCCGCCAGGTGCACCACTGGGCTGCACTGCTGTTTGCAGTGTCGATCATGGTTCACATGTTCCGCATCTTCTTCACCGGTGCGTTCCGCAAGCCGCGTGAGGCTAACTGGGTGATCGGTAGCGTGCTGCTGCTGCTGTCCGTGGCTGAGGGCTTCATGGGCTACTCCCTGCCTGACGACCTGCTGTCTGGCGTTGGTCTGCGAATCATGTCCGCGATCATCATCGGCCTGCCGATCATCGGTACGTGGCTGCACTGGATCATGTTCGCTGGCGATTTCCCCGGCGATATCATCATCCCGCGTCTGTACATCGCACACGTCCTCATTATCCCCGGCATCCTGCTTGCTCTTATCGCGGCCCACCTCGCTCTGGTCTGGTACCAGAAGCACACCCAGTTCCCTGGACCGGGTCGCACCGAGAACAACGTCGTGGGTGTTCGAATCCTGCCGATCTTTGGCGTGAAGGCCGCTTCCTTCGGTCTCATCACCTTCGGTGTCATCGCCTTCATGGCAGGCGCATTCCAGATCAACGCAATCTGGAACCTGGGACCCTACAACCCGTCTCAGGTCTCTGCAGGTTCTCAGCCTGATATCTACATGCTGTGGACTGACGGTGCTGCTCGTGTCATGCCGGCTTGGGAGCTGTACTTCGGTAACCACACCATCCCCGCAGTGTTCTGGGTAGCCTTGCTGCTCGGCCTGCTGGTGGTCCTATTGTTCACCTACCCCTGGATTGAGCAGAAGCTGACCGGCGACCAAGCTCACCACAATCTGCTGCAGCGTCCGCGCGACGTTCCAGTGCGTACCGCTGTGGGCGTCATGGCTATCGTGTTCTACGTCCTTTTGACGATCTCCGGTGGTAACGACCTCATCGCCTACCACTTCACGATCTCGCTGAACGCCATGACCTGGTTCGGTCGTATCGGCCTGGTCCTCGGCCCGCCGATTGCGTACTTCATTACCTACCACCTGTGCGTTGCCCTGCAGCGTAACGACCGTGAGGTTCTGGAACACGGCATTGAGACCGGCACCATCCGTCAGCTGCCCTCCGGCGAGTTTATCGAGGTGCACCAGCCGCTGGGACCGGTCGACGAGCACGGCCACCCGATTCCGCTGGAGTACCAGGGTGCAGAGGTGCCGAAGACGATGAACGCTCTGGGTGCCGCCGGACAGCCCGGTCGCGGTTCCTTCTTCCGTCCCGATCCCGAGGACATCGCGGAGAAGGTCGAGCGCATCGAGCACCGCAACCATGTTGAGCAGAAGGAGATGTACGAGCGTCTCACCGAGTTCAACCGCAAGAAGGATCAAGAAGAGCTCGATAAGTAG
- the qcrA gene encoding cytochrome bc1 complex Rieske iron-sulfur subunit, whose translation MSDKKRDYSKEELSKMSNDELARLGTELDGVTVAYRKERFPVANDPAEKRASRHVGIWLVLAVVFAVAFIGIYLFYPWQYKHLGQEGLWTYSLYTPLLGVTAGLGIVSLGIGIIVYTKSFIPEEISVQTRHDGPSDEVDRRTLVALLNDSWKTSTLGRRPMLKGLAGTGAVLAGLVIALPLGGIIKNPWKAKAMGIQGDGTLWTTGWTLVSEGQKVYLGRDTGAIAEMENGHYNTEGVSRLTRVRPEDLDAGAMETVFPLPEEMVNDGELYSPKRNVYEEHMHSIHGSRNAVMLIRLREADARKAVPRQGQETFHYGEYFAYSKICTHIGCPTSLYEQQTNRILCPCHQSQFDVMQYCKPIFGPAARALPQLPISVDEDGYLFADGDFIEPVGPAFWERRS comes from the coding sequence ATGAGTGACAAGAAGCGTGATTACAGCAAAGAAGAGCTCTCAAAGATGAGCAACGACGAGCTCGCTCGCCTCGGCACCGAGCTCGACGGGGTGACGGTTGCGTACCGCAAGGAACGTTTCCCGGTAGCTAATGACCCGGCTGAAAAGCGGGCAAGCCGCCACGTCGGCATCTGGCTCGTGCTCGCCGTGGTGTTCGCAGTTGCCTTCATCGGCATCTACCTCTTCTACCCGTGGCAGTACAAGCACCTGGGCCAGGAAGGCCTGTGGACTTACTCCCTGTACACCCCGTTGCTGGGTGTTACCGCAGGCCTCGGTATCGTCAGCCTCGGCATCGGCATCATCGTTTACACGAAGAGCTTCATTCCCGAAGAGATCTCCGTGCAGACTCGTCACGATGGTCCGTCCGACGAAGTTGACCGCCGCACCCTCGTGGCCCTCCTCAACGACTCGTGGAAGACCTCGACCCTTGGGCGTCGCCCCATGCTGAAGGGCCTCGCTGGTACCGGCGCCGTCCTGGCTGGTCTCGTTATTGCTCTCCCGCTGGGTGGCATCATCAAGAACCCCTGGAAGGCCAAGGCCATGGGCATTCAGGGCGACGGCACCCTGTGGACCACCGGTTGGACCTTGGTTTCTGAGGGCCAGAAGGTGTACCTCGGTCGCGACACTGGCGCCATCGCTGAGATGGAGAACGGCCACTACAACACCGAGGGCGTTTCTCGCCTGACCCGTGTTCGTCCCGAGGACCTGGATGCCGGCGCAATGGAAACCGTCTTCCCCCTGCCGGAGGAGATGGTCAACGATGGCGAGCTGTACTCTCCGAAGCGCAACGTTTACGAAGAGCACATGCACTCCATCCACGGTTCCCGTAACGCTGTCATGCTGATTCGTCTCCGCGAGGCTGACGCACGCAAGGCAGTTCCCCGTCAGGGTCAAGAGACCTTCCACTACGGCGAATACTTCGCCTACTCGAAGATCTGTACTCACATTGGTTGCCCGACCTCCCTGTACGAGCAGCAGACCAACCGTATTCTGTGCCCGTGCCACCAGTCGCAGTTCGATGTGATGCAGTACTGCAAGCCCATCTTCGGCCCCGCTGCTCGTGCTCTTCCGCAGCTTCCGATCTCCGTAGACGAAGATGGATACCTATTCGCCGATGGTGACTTCATCGAGCCTGTCGGCCCGGCATTCTGGGAGCGTCGTTCATGA
- the ctaF gene encoding aa3-type cytochrome oxidase subunit IV — MTSGAKLFYAVGTFLASATVLYILATIYLKDSANLIGLEWAGATGLVMSTLLAFMLAGYLHLTDNKTDISPADWEEAEIEDGAGVLGFFSASSIWPFVMTVAIVLLGAGIAWWHYWLIVMGAVILIWAATMLNLQYGAPPEKH; from the coding sequence ATGACTTCTGGCGCAAAACTCTTCTACGCAGTTGGCACCTTCCTCGCGTCGGCCACGGTGCTGTACATCTTGGCGACGATCTACCTGAAGGACTCCGCCAACCTCATCGGACTCGAGTGGGCCGGTGCCACCGGCCTGGTCATGTCCACCCTGTTGGCCTTCATGCTGGCGGGCTACCTGCACCTAACCGACAACAAGACTGACATCAGCCCGGCCGACTGGGAAGAGGCCGAGATCGAAGACGGAGCTGGCGTGCTCGGCTTCTTCTCCGCAAGCTCCATCTGGCCGTTCGTGATGACCGTCGCCATCGTGCTCTTGGGCGCCGGCATCGCGTGGTGGCACTACTGGCTAATCGTCATGGGCGCGGTGATCCTGATCTGGGCCGCAACCATGCTGAACCTGCAGTACGGCGCTCCGCCGGAGAAGCACTAG